One window of Mediterraneibacter gnavus ATCC 29149 genomic DNA carries:
- a CDS encoding sulfate/molybdate ABC transporter ATP-binding protein: MNVLEVNFEKKLKNFPLHIQFQAEGGCIGILGASGCGKSMTFKAIAGIETPDSGKICLGKRELFHRGHKVNLPPRKRSVGYLFQSYALFPNMTVFQNIEAGIQGKKAAKRERAMEMMEKFHLSELASGYPARLSGGQQQRVALARILACEPELLLLDEPFSALDSYLKEELQFELKQHLREFGKTTIIVSHDRDEIYKLCDRTMVMGQGEILVSKDTKELFEQPERVIAARLTGCKNISRAKKRGMHKVYAMDWGVELTVDRKVSEKITHVGIRAHDFHPADTSSHDSENKIPVAVDREVRAPFEWTILFRNRENPKENMWMKMEREQTQIPQWVQVDPKRILLLEE, translated from the coding sequence ATGAACGTATTAGAAGTGAATTTTGAGAAAAAACTCAAGAACTTTCCCCTGCATATACAATTTCAGGCAGAAGGCGGATGTATCGGGATTCTGGGAGCTTCAGGCTGCGGAAAAAGTATGACATTCAAAGCGATTGCCGGAATCGAGACACCCGATTCGGGAAAAATCTGCCTGGGAAAACGGGAATTGTTTCACAGAGGTCATAAAGTAAATCTGCCGCCCAGAAAACGCAGTGTGGGATATTTGTTTCAGAGTTATGCCTTATTTCCCAATATGACAGTGTTTCAAAATATTGAAGCAGGAATCCAGGGAAAAAAGGCGGCGAAAAGAGAGCGGGCAATGGAAATGATGGAAAAATTTCATCTGTCAGAGCTGGCATCCGGCTATCCCGCCCGTCTTTCTGGAGGACAGCAGCAGAGAGTGGCCCTGGCGAGGATACTGGCTTGTGAACCGGAACTGCTCCTTTTGGACGAGCCGTTTTCTGCACTGGACAGTTACTTAAAAGAAGAACTCCAGTTTGAGTTGAAACAACATCTCCGGGAGTTTGGAAAAACGACAATCATTGTAAGTCATGACCGGGATGAAATATACAAGTTGTGTGACAGAACGATGGTGATGGGCCAGGGCGAAATTCTGGTTTCAAAAGATACGAAAGAACTGTTTGAACAGCCGGAGCGTGTTATTGCAGCGAGGCTGACAGGATGTAAAAATATTTCGAGAGCGAAAAAGCGTGGAATGCATAAAGTGTATGCAATGGATTGGGGCGTGGAACTGACGGTAGACCGGAAAGTTTCAGAAAAAATCACCCATGTAGGAATTCGGGCGCATGATTTTCATCCGGCGGATACTTCGTCACATGATAGTGAGAATAAAATTCCGGTGGCTGTGGACCGCGAGGTACGCGCGCCGTTTGAGTGGACGATTTTATTTCGAAACAGAGAAAATCCGAAAGAAAATATGTGGATGAAGATGGAGCGGGAACAGACACAGATCCCGCAGTGGGTACAGGTGGA